The sequence CGTCCTGACCCTCTCCTTCCTTATCTGGAAGAAGTTCGAAGGATCGTCGGTCGCGCGCGCCGTCGATATTCCCTCGATTCAGGTCGAGGACATCCCGATCACCCGCACGATCAAGCGGATCGAAGCGCCGCGCAAGCCGACCATCCCGATCGAGGACCCAGAAACCGACCCCGAGACCGACATCGATCTGCCCGAGTTCAGCGAGTTCGACCCGACCATCAAGCCACCGCCGCCCCCGCCGGCACTGGACGAGATCATCCCCTTCTTCAAGATCGAACGTCAGCCGGTCCTGATCGGCGGTCCGGAAGCGATCCGCGACTACATCGTCCGCAACAACCTCTTCCCCAAGGTCGCCGAAGACGCCCGCATCTCGGGCGACGTCCTTATCGAACTGGTCGTCGATAAGGAGGGTCTGCCGAAGAGCATCGTCGTCAAACAGGAGAAGCCCCCCAACCTCGGTTTTGGCGAAGCGGCCGTCAAGGTGATGCAGGCGATGCGCTTCCAACCCGGCTACCAGCGCGACAAGCCGGTGCAGGTGCG is a genomic window of Calditrichota bacterium containing:
- a CDS encoding TonB family protein, whose protein sequence is MHKSPHADLRLQYCRVLEASLAASLAVLTLSFLIWKKFEGSSVARAVDIPSIQVEDIPITRTIKRIEAPRKPTIPIEDPETDPETDIDLPEFSEFDPTIKPPPPPPALDEIIPFFKIERQPVLIGGPEAIRDYIVRNNLFPKVAEDARISGDVLIELVVDKEGLPKSIVVKQEKPPNLGFGEAAVKVMQAMRFQPGYQRDKPVQVRMQQRIRFAIE